A region from the Gossypium hirsutum isolate 1008001.06 chromosome A08, Gossypium_hirsutum_v2.1, whole genome shotgun sequence genome encodes:
- the LOC121203420 gene encoding autophagy-related protein 9 isoform X3 yields MMFWGQRAANALGMFRLRWGGESSLTTGLLGDVPHEIELSDYGRLPASPRTECPSGLLNGFFLLFVDWNGLHNAKCGMDAVESGTKPCDLAKEALQEHPLTPLTLSKAIVVGYLVLFSVYWVFCFLRFFAQLKDTLGMQHFFYNSLHITDSEIQTMPWATILERVVRLQSSSQLCVVKDLSTHDVVMRLMRKENYLIGMLNKGVLAFPISPWVPGAGPTVKFGSGGTRHRLILTKSLEWTLNWCILQSMFDRNFCVRRDFITNPRTLKKRLIIVGLTMLLLSPFLVIFMLVYLFLRHAEQFYNHPSTASSRRWSNLSKWMFREFNEVEHLFRHRINSSVMHASEYLKQFPSPVISIIAKFISFVSGGFAAVLIIIAFVEESLLEGHIFGRNLFWYAAIFGTITAISRAAVADELLVLDPGGAMSMVVQHTHYMPKRWRGKENIETVRIEFETLYQYTGMILLEEMASIFLTPLLLLFVVPKQVDDILQFIADFTIDVEGVGHVCSFSAFDFQNHGNSKYGSPHNVPRAQRSSQGKMEKSFLSFQSSYPLWEPDAQGKQFLSNIRIFREQKLQGQGTGHTYSLDRLWRGSPQRAYRDRNGLSSREMQHNIPGSGNDSRSSWIIDAVQKNHPCLLDWYYTSRPHHVRSHRRDTTTRQFEPAEQQHGDYWGPTSLAHNEGIDEDHWLHHYDNWPQSQLEASTSAPFFHDSVLQHHDANDLAHHTWSHWWDRSGLHGSQPQASFLEPPDFNRYPADCQYNNLSERSIQGQDQYLDWRDSRRLSHMSYMDDLEAGGDINLHFDGIYTTSPESPTVNLRPPGFH; encoded by the exons ATGATGTTCTGGGGGCAAAGGGCTGCAAATGCTCTTGGCATGTTTAGGTTGAGATGGGGTGGTGAATCCTCTTTGACAACAGGCTTACTAGGTGATGTGCCTCATGAGATTGAGTTGTCTGACTATGGAAGATTACCAGCTAGTCCTCGTACAGAATGCCCTTCAGGGCTTCTCAATG GGTTTTTCTTATTGTTTGTTGATTGGAATGGTCTCCACAATGCAAAATGTGGGATGGATGCGGTTGAGTCTGGAACTAAACCGTGTGATCTTGCTAAGGAAGCACTTCAAGAGCACCCATTAACTCCCTTAACACTTTCAAAAGCTATTGTTGTTGGATATTTGGTGCTTTTTTCCGTCTATTGGGTATTCTGTTTTTTGAGGTTTTTTGCACAATTAAAGGATACCCTCGGTATGCAACATTTCTTTTATAACAG tCTCCATATTACCGACAGTGAGATTCAGACCATGCCTTGGGCAACGATACTTGAAAGGGTTGTCCGATTACAAAGTTCTTCACAACTCTGTGTGGTCAAGGATCTTTCTACTCATGATGTGGTTATGCGATTGATGCGGAAGGAGAACTACTTGATTGGAATGCTTAATAAAGGAGTGCTTGCTTTTCCTATTTCACCTTGGGTTCCAGGTGCTGGTCCAACTGTCAAATTTGGCTCTGGTGGAACACGACATCGTCTGATCCTGACAAAGTCACTTGAATGGACCTTAAATTGGTGTATATTGCAAAGCATGTTTGACCG AAACTTTTGTGTTAGAAGGGACTTCATTACTAATCCTAGAACATTGAAGAAGAGGCTTATAATTGTTGGGCTTACTATGCTTCTACTCTCTCCATTTCTCGTCATATTCATGCTGGTTTATCTCTTCTTAAGGCATGCTGAGCAATTCTATAATCATCCAAGTACAGCTTCTTCTCGAAGATGGTCTAATTTGTCAAAATGGATGTTTAGGGAATTCAATGAG gTTGAACATTTATTTAGGCATCGGATTAATAGCAGTGTAATGCATGCTTCCGAGTACCTAAAGCAATTTCCCTCACCGGTTATTTCCATTATCGCAAAATTTATCTCATTTGTATCTGGCGGCTTTGCTGCTGTCTTGATCATCATTGCCTTTGTGGAAGAATCTTTGCTAGAGGGCCAT aTATTTGGTCGGAACTTGTTTTGGTATGCAGCTATTTTTGGAACCATAACAGCAATTAGCCGGGCTGCTGTTGCAGATGAACTTCTGGTCCTTGATCCAGGAGGAGCAATGTCTATGGTGGTACAGCATACACATTATATGCCGAAGAGATGGCGTGGTAAAGAAAACATCGAAACAGTCCGTATAGAGTTTGAAACTCTATATCAG TACACTGGAATGATATTGCTAGAGGAGATGGCCTCGATTTTCCTCACTCCATTGTTGCTTCTATTTGTTGTCCCAAAG CAGGTGGATGACATTTTACAGTTCATTGCCGATTTTACCATAGATGTTGAAGGTGTCGGTCATGTTTGCAG TTTTAGTGCCTTTGATTTCCAAAACCACGGCAATAGCAAATATGGGTCTCCACACAATGTGCCTCGTGCACAAAGGAGTTCCCAAGGGAAAATGGAGAAGTCATTCTTGAG TTTCCAGAGTAGCTATCCTTTGTGGGAACCGGATGCTCAGGGTAAGCAGTTCCTGTCAAATATTAGAATTTTCAGGGAGCAAAAGTTGCAAGGGCAAGGAACTGGACACACATATTCTCTGGATAGATTGTGGCGTGGTAGCCCACAGAGAGCTTACAGAGATAGAAACGGCCTTTCATCAAGAGAAATGCAACACAATATTCCGGGCTCCGGCAATGATTCGAGGTCTTCATGGATAATTGATGCTGTTCAAAAGAATCACCCGTGTCTTCTCGATTGGTATTATACCTCTCGACCTCACCATGTGAGAAGTCATAGGAGAGACACCACAACAAGGCAATTTGAACCGGCCGAGCAACAGCATGGGGACTATTGGGGGCCAACTAGCCTAGCACATAATGAAGGAATAGATGAAGATCACTGGCTACACCACTATGACAATTGGCCGCAGTCGCAACTTGAAGCTTCGACATCAGCTCCTTTCTTCCATGACAGTGTACTTCAGCATCATGATGCAAATGACTTGGCACACCATACATGGAGCCATTGGTGGGACCGAAGTGGCTTGCACGGTTCACAGCCCCAAGCAAGTTTTCTAGAGCCTCCCGATTTCAACCGCTATCCTGCAGACTGTCAGTACAATAACTTATCCGAGAGAAGCATACAAGGGCAAGATCAATACCTTGATTGGCGGGATTCTCGGAGGTTATCCCATATGTCTTACATGGATGATCTTGAAGCTGGAGGGGACATAAATCTTCATTTTGACGGTATCTATACCACTTCTCCCGAATCTCCCACCGTAAATTTAAGGCCCCCGGGCTTCCATTAA
- the LOC121203420 gene encoding autophagy-related protein 9 isoform X2, with product MMFWGQRAANALGMFRLRWGGESSLTTGLLGDVPHEIELSDYGRLPASPRTECPSGLLNGESLNVEPIADLDLFFERLYSYYCEKGLWCIIIKWIVELLSVGFTICFSGFFLLFVDWNGLHNAKCGMDAVESGTKPCDLAKEALQEHPLTPLTLSKAIVVGYLVLFSVYWVFCFLRFFAQLKDTLGMQHFFYNSLHITDSEIQTMPWATILERVVRLQSSSQLCVVKDLSTHDVVMRLMRKENYLIGMLNKGVLAFPISPWVPGAGPTVKFGSGGTRHRLILTKSLEWTLNWCILQSMFDRNFCVRRDFITNPRTLKKRLIIVGLTMLLLSPFLVIFMLVYLFLRHAEQFYNHPSTASSRRWSNLSKWMFREFNEVEHLFRHRINSSVMHASEYLKQFPSPVISIIAKFISFVSGGFAAVLIIIAFVEESLLEGHIFGRNLFWYAAIFGTITAISRAAVADELLVLDPGGAMSMVVQHTHYMPKRWRGKENIETVRIEFETLYQYTGMILLEEMASIFLTPLLLLFVVPKVDDILQFIADFTIDVEGVGHVCSFSAFDFQNHGNSKYGSPHNVPRAQRSSQGKMEKSFLSFQSSYPLWEPDAQGKQFLSNIRIFREQKLQGQGTGHTYSLDRLWRGSPQRAYRDRNGLSSREMQHNIPGSGNDSRSSWIIDAVQKNHPCLLDWYYTSRPHHVRSHRRDTTTRQFEPAEQQHGDYWGPTSLAHNEGIDEDHWLHHYDNWPQSQLEASTSAPFFHDSVLQHHDANDLAHHTWSHWWDRSGLHGSQPQASFLEPPDFNRYPADCQYNNLSERSIQGQDQYLDWRDSRRLSHMSYMDDLEAGGDINLHFDGIYTTSPESPTVNLRPPGFH from the exons ATGATGTTCTGGGGGCAAAGGGCTGCAAATGCTCTTGGCATGTTTAGGTTGAGATGGGGTGGTGAATCCTCTTTGACAACAGGCTTACTAGGTGATGTGCCTCATGAGATTGAGTTGTCTGACTATGGAAGATTACCAGCTAGTCCTCGTACAGAATGCCCTTCAGGGCTTCTCAATGGTGAGAGTCTAAATGTGGAACCAATTGCTGACTTGGACTTGTTTTTCGAGCGGCTCTATAGCTACTATTGTGAAAAGGGGCTTTGGTGCATAATTATAAAATGGATAGTTGAACTTCTGAGTGTGGGCTTTACCATATGTTTCTCAGGGTTTTTCTTATTGTTTGTTGATTGGAATGGTCTCCACAATGCAAAATGTGGGATGGATGCGGTTGAGTCTGGAACTAAACCGTGTGATCTTGCTAAGGAAGCACTTCAAGAGCACCCATTAACTCCCTTAACACTTTCAAAAGCTATTGTTGTTGGATATTTGGTGCTTTTTTCCGTCTATTGGGTATTCTGTTTTTTGAGGTTTTTTGCACAATTAAAGGATACCCTCGGTATGCAACATTTCTTTTATAACAG tCTCCATATTACCGACAGTGAGATTCAGACCATGCCTTGGGCAACGATACTTGAAAGGGTTGTCCGATTACAAAGTTCTTCACAACTCTGTGTGGTCAAGGATCTTTCTACTCATGATGTGGTTATGCGATTGATGCGGAAGGAGAACTACTTGATTGGAATGCTTAATAAAGGAGTGCTTGCTTTTCCTATTTCACCTTGGGTTCCAGGTGCTGGTCCAACTGTCAAATTTGGCTCTGGTGGAACACGACATCGTCTGATCCTGACAAAGTCACTTGAATGGACCTTAAATTGGTGTATATTGCAAAGCATGTTTGACCG AAACTTTTGTGTTAGAAGGGACTTCATTACTAATCCTAGAACATTGAAGAAGAGGCTTATAATTGTTGGGCTTACTATGCTTCTACTCTCTCCATTTCTCGTCATATTCATGCTGGTTTATCTCTTCTTAAGGCATGCTGAGCAATTCTATAATCATCCAAGTACAGCTTCTTCTCGAAGATGGTCTAATTTGTCAAAATGGATGTTTAGGGAATTCAATGAG gTTGAACATTTATTTAGGCATCGGATTAATAGCAGTGTAATGCATGCTTCCGAGTACCTAAAGCAATTTCCCTCACCGGTTATTTCCATTATCGCAAAATTTATCTCATTTGTATCTGGCGGCTTTGCTGCTGTCTTGATCATCATTGCCTTTGTGGAAGAATCTTTGCTAGAGGGCCAT aTATTTGGTCGGAACTTGTTTTGGTATGCAGCTATTTTTGGAACCATAACAGCAATTAGCCGGGCTGCTGTTGCAGATGAACTTCTGGTCCTTGATCCAGGAGGAGCAATGTCTATGGTGGTACAGCATACACATTATATGCCGAAGAGATGGCGTGGTAAAGAAAACATCGAAACAGTCCGTATAGAGTTTGAAACTCTATATCAG TACACTGGAATGATATTGCTAGAGGAGATGGCCTCGATTTTCCTCACTCCATTGTTGCTTCTATTTGTTGTCCCAAAG GTGGATGACATTTTACAGTTCATTGCCGATTTTACCATAGATGTTGAAGGTGTCGGTCATGTTTGCAG TTTTAGTGCCTTTGATTTCCAAAACCACGGCAATAGCAAATATGGGTCTCCACACAATGTGCCTCGTGCACAAAGGAGTTCCCAAGGGAAAATGGAGAAGTCATTCTTGAG TTTCCAGAGTAGCTATCCTTTGTGGGAACCGGATGCTCAGGGTAAGCAGTTCCTGTCAAATATTAGAATTTTCAGGGAGCAAAAGTTGCAAGGGCAAGGAACTGGACACACATATTCTCTGGATAGATTGTGGCGTGGTAGCCCACAGAGAGCTTACAGAGATAGAAACGGCCTTTCATCAAGAGAAATGCAACACAATATTCCGGGCTCCGGCAATGATTCGAGGTCTTCATGGATAATTGATGCTGTTCAAAAGAATCACCCGTGTCTTCTCGATTGGTATTATACCTCTCGACCTCACCATGTGAGAAGTCATAGGAGAGACACCACAACAAGGCAATTTGAACCGGCCGAGCAACAGCATGGGGACTATTGGGGGCCAACTAGCCTAGCACATAATGAAGGAATAGATGAAGATCACTGGCTACACCACTATGACAATTGGCCGCAGTCGCAACTTGAAGCTTCGACATCAGCTCCTTTCTTCCATGACAGTGTACTTCAGCATCATGATGCAAATGACTTGGCACACCATACATGGAGCCATTGGTGGGACCGAAGTGGCTTGCACGGTTCACAGCCCCAAGCAAGTTTTCTAGAGCCTCCCGATTTCAACCGCTATCCTGCAGACTGTCAGTACAATAACTTATCCGAGAGAAGCATACAAGGGCAAGATCAATACCTTGATTGGCGGGATTCTCGGAGGTTATCCCATATGTCTTACATGGATGATCTTGAAGCTGGAGGGGACATAAATCTTCATTTTGACGGTATCTATACCACTTCTCCCGAATCTCCCACCGTAAATTTAAGGCCCCCGGGCTTCCATTAA
- the LOC121203420 gene encoding autophagy-related protein 9 isoform X1, with amino-acid sequence MMFWGQRAANALGMFRLRWGGESSLTTGLLGDVPHEIELSDYGRLPASPRTECPSGLLNGESLNVEPIADLDLFFERLYSYYCEKGLWCIIIKWIVELLSVGFTICFSGFFLLFVDWNGLHNAKCGMDAVESGTKPCDLAKEALQEHPLTPLTLSKAIVVGYLVLFSVYWVFCFLRFFAQLKDTLGMQHFFYNSLHITDSEIQTMPWATILERVVRLQSSSQLCVVKDLSTHDVVMRLMRKENYLIGMLNKGVLAFPISPWVPGAGPTVKFGSGGTRHRLILTKSLEWTLNWCILQSMFDRNFCVRRDFITNPRTLKKRLIIVGLTMLLLSPFLVIFMLVYLFLRHAEQFYNHPSTASSRRWSNLSKWMFREFNEVEHLFRHRINSSVMHASEYLKQFPSPVISIIAKFISFVSGGFAAVLIIIAFVEESLLEGHIFGRNLFWYAAIFGTITAISRAAVADELLVLDPGGAMSMVVQHTHYMPKRWRGKENIETVRIEFETLYQYTGMILLEEMASIFLTPLLLLFVVPKQVDDILQFIADFTIDVEGVGHVCSFSAFDFQNHGNSKYGSPHNVPRAQRSSQGKMEKSFLSFQSSYPLWEPDAQGKQFLSNIRIFREQKLQGQGTGHTYSLDRLWRGSPQRAYRDRNGLSSREMQHNIPGSGNDSRSSWIIDAVQKNHPCLLDWYYTSRPHHVRSHRRDTTTRQFEPAEQQHGDYWGPTSLAHNEGIDEDHWLHHYDNWPQSQLEASTSAPFFHDSVLQHHDANDLAHHTWSHWWDRSGLHGSQPQASFLEPPDFNRYPADCQYNNLSERSIQGQDQYLDWRDSRRLSHMSYMDDLEAGGDINLHFDGIYTTSPESPTVNLRPPGFH; translated from the exons ATGATGTTCTGGGGGCAAAGGGCTGCAAATGCTCTTGGCATGTTTAGGTTGAGATGGGGTGGTGAATCCTCTTTGACAACAGGCTTACTAGGTGATGTGCCTCATGAGATTGAGTTGTCTGACTATGGAAGATTACCAGCTAGTCCTCGTACAGAATGCCCTTCAGGGCTTCTCAATGGTGAGAGTCTAAATGTGGAACCAATTGCTGACTTGGACTTGTTTTTCGAGCGGCTCTATAGCTACTATTGTGAAAAGGGGCTTTGGTGCATAATTATAAAATGGATAGTTGAACTTCTGAGTGTGGGCTTTACCATATGTTTCTCAGGGTTTTTCTTATTGTTTGTTGATTGGAATGGTCTCCACAATGCAAAATGTGGGATGGATGCGGTTGAGTCTGGAACTAAACCGTGTGATCTTGCTAAGGAAGCACTTCAAGAGCACCCATTAACTCCCTTAACACTTTCAAAAGCTATTGTTGTTGGATATTTGGTGCTTTTTTCCGTCTATTGGGTATTCTGTTTTTTGAGGTTTTTTGCACAATTAAAGGATACCCTCGGTATGCAACATTTCTTTTATAACAG tCTCCATATTACCGACAGTGAGATTCAGACCATGCCTTGGGCAACGATACTTGAAAGGGTTGTCCGATTACAAAGTTCTTCACAACTCTGTGTGGTCAAGGATCTTTCTACTCATGATGTGGTTATGCGATTGATGCGGAAGGAGAACTACTTGATTGGAATGCTTAATAAAGGAGTGCTTGCTTTTCCTATTTCACCTTGGGTTCCAGGTGCTGGTCCAACTGTCAAATTTGGCTCTGGTGGAACACGACATCGTCTGATCCTGACAAAGTCACTTGAATGGACCTTAAATTGGTGTATATTGCAAAGCATGTTTGACCG AAACTTTTGTGTTAGAAGGGACTTCATTACTAATCCTAGAACATTGAAGAAGAGGCTTATAATTGTTGGGCTTACTATGCTTCTACTCTCTCCATTTCTCGTCATATTCATGCTGGTTTATCTCTTCTTAAGGCATGCTGAGCAATTCTATAATCATCCAAGTACAGCTTCTTCTCGAAGATGGTCTAATTTGTCAAAATGGATGTTTAGGGAATTCAATGAG gTTGAACATTTATTTAGGCATCGGATTAATAGCAGTGTAATGCATGCTTCCGAGTACCTAAAGCAATTTCCCTCACCGGTTATTTCCATTATCGCAAAATTTATCTCATTTGTATCTGGCGGCTTTGCTGCTGTCTTGATCATCATTGCCTTTGTGGAAGAATCTTTGCTAGAGGGCCAT aTATTTGGTCGGAACTTGTTTTGGTATGCAGCTATTTTTGGAACCATAACAGCAATTAGCCGGGCTGCTGTTGCAGATGAACTTCTGGTCCTTGATCCAGGAGGAGCAATGTCTATGGTGGTACAGCATACACATTATATGCCGAAGAGATGGCGTGGTAAAGAAAACATCGAAACAGTCCGTATAGAGTTTGAAACTCTATATCAG TACACTGGAATGATATTGCTAGAGGAGATGGCCTCGATTTTCCTCACTCCATTGTTGCTTCTATTTGTTGTCCCAAAG CAGGTGGATGACATTTTACAGTTCATTGCCGATTTTACCATAGATGTTGAAGGTGTCGGTCATGTTTGCAG TTTTAGTGCCTTTGATTTCCAAAACCACGGCAATAGCAAATATGGGTCTCCACACAATGTGCCTCGTGCACAAAGGAGTTCCCAAGGGAAAATGGAGAAGTCATTCTTGAG TTTCCAGAGTAGCTATCCTTTGTGGGAACCGGATGCTCAGGGTAAGCAGTTCCTGTCAAATATTAGAATTTTCAGGGAGCAAAAGTTGCAAGGGCAAGGAACTGGACACACATATTCTCTGGATAGATTGTGGCGTGGTAGCCCACAGAGAGCTTACAGAGATAGAAACGGCCTTTCATCAAGAGAAATGCAACACAATATTCCGGGCTCCGGCAATGATTCGAGGTCTTCATGGATAATTGATGCTGTTCAAAAGAATCACCCGTGTCTTCTCGATTGGTATTATACCTCTCGACCTCACCATGTGAGAAGTCATAGGAGAGACACCACAACAAGGCAATTTGAACCGGCCGAGCAACAGCATGGGGACTATTGGGGGCCAACTAGCCTAGCACATAATGAAGGAATAGATGAAGATCACTGGCTACACCACTATGACAATTGGCCGCAGTCGCAACTTGAAGCTTCGACATCAGCTCCTTTCTTCCATGACAGTGTACTTCAGCATCATGATGCAAATGACTTGGCACACCATACATGGAGCCATTGGTGGGACCGAAGTGGCTTGCACGGTTCACAGCCCCAAGCAAGTTTTCTAGAGCCTCCCGATTTCAACCGCTATCCTGCAGACTGTCAGTACAATAACTTATCCGAGAGAAGCATACAAGGGCAAGATCAATACCTTGATTGGCGGGATTCTCGGAGGTTATCCCATATGTCTTACATGGATGATCTTGAAGCTGGAGGGGACATAAATCTTCATTTTGACGGTATCTATACCACTTCTCCCGAATCTCCCACCGTAAATTTAAGGCCCCCGGGCTTCCATTAA
- the LOC121203420 gene encoding autophagy-related protein 9 isoform X4: MMFWGQRAANALGMFRLRWGGESSLTTGLLGDVPHEIELSDYGRLPASPRTECPSGLLNGFFLLFVDWNGLHNAKCGMDAVESGTKPCDLAKEALQEHPLTPLTLSKAIVVGYLVLFSVYWVFCFLRFFAQLKDTLGMQHFFYNSLHITDSEIQTMPWATILERVVRLQSSSQLCVVKDLSTHDVVMRLMRKENYLIGMLNKGVLAFPISPWVPGAGPTVKFGSGGTRHRLILTKSLEWTLNWCILQSMFDRNFCVRRDFITNPRTLKKRLIIVGLTMLLLSPFLVIFMLVYLFLRHAEQFYNHPSTASSRRWSNLSKWMFREFNEVEHLFRHRINSSVMHASEYLKQFPSPVISIIAKFISFVSGGFAAVLIIIAFVEESLLEGHIFGRNLFWYAAIFGTITAISRAAVADELLVLDPGGAMSMVVQHTHYMPKRWRGKENIETVRIEFETLYQYTGMILLEEMASIFLTPLLLLFVVPKVDDILQFIADFTIDVEGVGHVCSFSAFDFQNHGNSKYGSPHNVPRAQRSSQGKMEKSFLSFQSSYPLWEPDAQGKQFLSNIRIFREQKLQGQGTGHTYSLDRLWRGSPQRAYRDRNGLSSREMQHNIPGSGNDSRSSWIIDAVQKNHPCLLDWYYTSRPHHVRSHRRDTTTRQFEPAEQQHGDYWGPTSLAHNEGIDEDHWLHHYDNWPQSQLEASTSAPFFHDSVLQHHDANDLAHHTWSHWWDRSGLHGSQPQASFLEPPDFNRYPADCQYNNLSERSIQGQDQYLDWRDSRRLSHMSYMDDLEAGGDINLHFDGIYTTSPESPTVNLRPPGFH; encoded by the exons ATGATGTTCTGGGGGCAAAGGGCTGCAAATGCTCTTGGCATGTTTAGGTTGAGATGGGGTGGTGAATCCTCTTTGACAACAGGCTTACTAGGTGATGTGCCTCATGAGATTGAGTTGTCTGACTATGGAAGATTACCAGCTAGTCCTCGTACAGAATGCCCTTCAGGGCTTCTCAATG GGTTTTTCTTATTGTTTGTTGATTGGAATGGTCTCCACAATGCAAAATGTGGGATGGATGCGGTTGAGTCTGGAACTAAACCGTGTGATCTTGCTAAGGAAGCACTTCAAGAGCACCCATTAACTCCCTTAACACTTTCAAAAGCTATTGTTGTTGGATATTTGGTGCTTTTTTCCGTCTATTGGGTATTCTGTTTTTTGAGGTTTTTTGCACAATTAAAGGATACCCTCGGTATGCAACATTTCTTTTATAACAG tCTCCATATTACCGACAGTGAGATTCAGACCATGCCTTGGGCAACGATACTTGAAAGGGTTGTCCGATTACAAAGTTCTTCACAACTCTGTGTGGTCAAGGATCTTTCTACTCATGATGTGGTTATGCGATTGATGCGGAAGGAGAACTACTTGATTGGAATGCTTAATAAAGGAGTGCTTGCTTTTCCTATTTCACCTTGGGTTCCAGGTGCTGGTCCAACTGTCAAATTTGGCTCTGGTGGAACACGACATCGTCTGATCCTGACAAAGTCACTTGAATGGACCTTAAATTGGTGTATATTGCAAAGCATGTTTGACCG AAACTTTTGTGTTAGAAGGGACTTCATTACTAATCCTAGAACATTGAAGAAGAGGCTTATAATTGTTGGGCTTACTATGCTTCTACTCTCTCCATTTCTCGTCATATTCATGCTGGTTTATCTCTTCTTAAGGCATGCTGAGCAATTCTATAATCATCCAAGTACAGCTTCTTCTCGAAGATGGTCTAATTTGTCAAAATGGATGTTTAGGGAATTCAATGAG gTTGAACATTTATTTAGGCATCGGATTAATAGCAGTGTAATGCATGCTTCCGAGTACCTAAAGCAATTTCCCTCACCGGTTATTTCCATTATCGCAAAATTTATCTCATTTGTATCTGGCGGCTTTGCTGCTGTCTTGATCATCATTGCCTTTGTGGAAGAATCTTTGCTAGAGGGCCAT aTATTTGGTCGGAACTTGTTTTGGTATGCAGCTATTTTTGGAACCATAACAGCAATTAGCCGGGCTGCTGTTGCAGATGAACTTCTGGTCCTTGATCCAGGAGGAGCAATGTCTATGGTGGTACAGCATACACATTATATGCCGAAGAGATGGCGTGGTAAAGAAAACATCGAAACAGTCCGTATAGAGTTTGAAACTCTATATCAG TACACTGGAATGATATTGCTAGAGGAGATGGCCTCGATTTTCCTCACTCCATTGTTGCTTCTATTTGTTGTCCCAAAG GTGGATGACATTTTACAGTTCATTGCCGATTTTACCATAGATGTTGAAGGTGTCGGTCATGTTTGCAG TTTTAGTGCCTTTGATTTCCAAAACCACGGCAATAGCAAATATGGGTCTCCACACAATGTGCCTCGTGCACAAAGGAGTTCCCAAGGGAAAATGGAGAAGTCATTCTTGAG TTTCCAGAGTAGCTATCCTTTGTGGGAACCGGATGCTCAGGGTAAGCAGTTCCTGTCAAATATTAGAATTTTCAGGGAGCAAAAGTTGCAAGGGCAAGGAACTGGACACACATATTCTCTGGATAGATTGTGGCGTGGTAGCCCACAGAGAGCTTACAGAGATAGAAACGGCCTTTCATCAAGAGAAATGCAACACAATATTCCGGGCTCCGGCAATGATTCGAGGTCTTCATGGATAATTGATGCTGTTCAAAAGAATCACCCGTGTCTTCTCGATTGGTATTATACCTCTCGACCTCACCATGTGAGAAGTCATAGGAGAGACACCACAACAAGGCAATTTGAACCGGCCGAGCAACAGCATGGGGACTATTGGGGGCCAACTAGCCTAGCACATAATGAAGGAATAGATGAAGATCACTGGCTACACCACTATGACAATTGGCCGCAGTCGCAACTTGAAGCTTCGACATCAGCTCCTTTCTTCCATGACAGTGTACTTCAGCATCATGATGCAAATGACTTGGCACACCATACATGGAGCCATTGGTGGGACCGAAGTGGCTTGCACGGTTCACAGCCCCAAGCAAGTTTTCTAGAGCCTCCCGATTTCAACCGCTATCCTGCAGACTGTCAGTACAATAACTTATCCGAGAGAAGCATACAAGGGCAAGATCAATACCTTGATTGGCGGGATTCTCGGAGGTTATCCCATATGTCTTACATGGATGATCTTGAAGCTGGAGGGGACATAAATCTTCATTTTGACGGTATCTATACCACTTCTCCCGAATCTCCCACCGTAAATTTAAGGCCCCCGGGCTTCCATTAA